From a single Okeanomitos corallinicola TIOX110 genomic region:
- a CDS encoding phycobilisome linker polypeptide has translation MSRLFKVTACVPSLTRTRTQRELQNTYFTKLVPYENWFREQQRIQKMGGKIVKVELATGKQGTNTGLK, from the coding sequence ATGTCCCGGTTGTTTAAAGTAACTGCTTGTGTTCCTAGCCTAACTCGTACTCGCACCCAACGTGAATTACAAAATACTTACTTTACTAAGTTAGTTCCCTATGAAAATTGGTTCCGTGAGCAACAACGGATTCAAAAAATGGGTGGCAAAATTGTTAAGGTTGAATTAGCTACTGGTAAGCAAGGTACAAATACTGGTTTGAAGTAA
- a CDS encoding EAL domain-containing protein, which translates to MLDNERDKIRHLLVVQDPEGERTIPLLEATYSLGRDTRNAIVLRSKSVSRQHAILLRVTIPGTENYGFRIIDGNFQGKRSTNGLFVNGNKCFSHNVQHGDVIAFGNPHAQAKYYAISNLSAEVLGESFTASDLSNLISQQEGAANPFETFIVADTNIEVAGDTHLTRLASFPELIPNPIIEMDLEGNITYFNPAAANKFSRLREIGNKHPILANLLDAIENNQGNSFVREVEVNGEIFEQSVHYLAESDLIRTFIVREITEQKQAEAELKQRDRLLQAVAEAANYLLSEMDYDIAIEKALATFGSAANGDRIYLFQNHPHEISGEMAMSLKFEWTKTGINSCQHYWQNQTYRICGLERWYTMLSQGSTISGITQEFPVTEREFLERDQIKSLLFVPLRLDSGFWGYLGLVDCSLERTWSTHEKSSLVTMAAIITGSRQRQQVEEKIRYQALHDLLTGLPNRLYFNDLLDQAIEKATEEQATLAVMFLDLDRFKIINDTLGHTLGDELLQSVSQRLRQSLRTGDIIARWGGDEFTILLPSATNGEEVGQIAARILSTLEESFFLYGHELYVNASIGIAMLDQHSPNPEKLIQHSDIALYYAKDKGRNNYQFYQTSLSTRTPELLSLEKSLRHALDRKEFLLYYQPKVNILTGEITGMEALLRWHHPEMGIVAPNIFIPLAEASGLIVPIGEWVLREACKQNKTWQDAGFSLMTVAVNLSPKQFHQPQLVETVAEILKTTGLAPEYLEIEITETTAIENLDFTTNILKQFEQMGLPLAIDDFGTGYSSLSRLQTLPFHNLKIDRSFIKELTADDKVAHIITAIVNLGRSLGLRLIAEGVEKSEELDFLKLIQCDDVQGYLFYKPLSSQQATEIIRERIKKSNSQDL; encoded by the coding sequence ATGCTAGATAATGAACGCGACAAAATACGCCACCTCTTGGTTGTCCAAGATCCCGAAGGAGAAAGAACTATTCCCCTGTTAGAGGCTACATACTCTTTGGGAAGAGATACTAGAAATGCAATTGTGTTACGTTCTAAGTCTGTATCAAGACAGCACGCTATTTTACTCCGTGTGACTATTCCTGGAACAGAAAATTATGGGTTTCGGATTATTGATGGTAACTTTCAGGGCAAAAGAAGTACCAACGGCTTGTTTGTTAATGGTAATAAATGTTTTTCCCATAACGTTCAGCATGGAGATGTAATTGCTTTTGGTAATCCCCATGCTCAAGCAAAATATTATGCGATATCCAATCTATCAGCAGAAGTATTAGGAGAATCTTTTACAGCATCAGATTTATCTAATCTGATCTCTCAACAAGAAGGAGCAGCGAATCCTTTTGAGACTTTTATTGTTGCTGACACAAATATTGAAGTAGCAGGTGATACTCATTTAACCCGTTTAGCGTCTTTTCCAGAATTGATTCCTAATCCTATTATTGAAATGGATTTAGAGGGAAATATTACCTACTTTAATCCAGCAGCAGCAAATAAATTTTCCAGATTAAGAGAAATTGGTAATAAACATCCTATTTTGGCAAATTTACTCGATGCAATTGAAAATAATCAAGGTAATTCTTTTGTGAGGGAAGTTGAAGTAAATGGGGAAATTTTTGAACAATCCGTTCATTATTTAGCCGAAAGCGATTTAATTAGAACTTTTATTGTTAGAGAAATTACTGAGCAGAAGCAGGCCGAAGCAGAATTAAAACAACGCGATCGCCTACTCCAAGCAGTAGCAGAGGCTGCCAATTATTTATTGTCAGAAATGGACTATGACATAGCCATTGAAAAAGCACTAGCTACCTTCGGATCTGCTGCTAATGGCGATCGCATTTATTTATTCCAAAATCATCCCCATGAAATCTCCGGGGAAATGGCAATGAGTCTCAAGTTTGAATGGACAAAAACAGGGATCAACTCATGTCAACACTATTGGCAAAATCAGACCTATAGAATTTGTGGACTAGAACGTTGGTATACAATGTTATCTCAAGGCTCAACCATCTCTGGGATCACCCAAGAGTTTCCAGTTACAGAAAGAGAGTTCCTAGAAAGAGATCAAATAAAATCCTTGCTCTTTGTACCCTTGCGTTTAGACTCTGGTTTTTGGGGATACTTAGGGTTAGTTGACTGTAGCTTAGAGCGAACATGGTCAACCCATGAAAAATCTAGCCTTGTTACCATGGCTGCCATTATCACTGGCTCTCGTCAGCGTCAGCAGGTAGAAGAAAAAATTCGTTATCAAGCTCTCCATGACTTGCTTACAGGTCTACCAAATCGCTTGTATTTTAATGATTTATTAGATCAAGCCATAGAAAAAGCAACAGAGGAACAAGCAACTTTAGCTGTGATGTTTCTAGACTTAGATCGGTTTAAGATTATCAATGACACTTTAGGACATACACTGGGGGACGAATTATTACAAAGTGTTTCCCAAAGACTCAGACAATCTTTGAGAACAGGAGATATAATTGCCCGCTGGGGAGGTGATGAATTTACTATTTTGCTGCCCAGTGCAACAAATGGGGAAGAAGTAGGCCAAATAGCTGCCAGAATTTTATCAACCTTAGAAGAATCATTTTTCTTGTATGGTCATGAGCTATATGTCAATGCCAGTATTGGTATTGCCATGTTAGATCAACATAGTCCTAACCCAGAAAAATTAATTCAACACTCGGATATCGCTCTGTACTATGCCAAAGATAAGGGCAGAAATAATTACCAATTTTATCAAACTTCTCTGAGTACCAGAACCCCTGAACTCTTGAGTTTAGAGAAAAGTCTTCGTCATGCTTTGGATAGAAAAGAATTTCTGCTTTATTACCAGCCAAAAGTTAATATCCTCACAGGTGAAATTACAGGGATGGAAGCACTGTTGCGTTGGCATCATCCAGAAATGGGAATAGTTGCCCCCAATATATTTATTCCCTTAGCTGAAGCTAGTGGGTTAATTGTACCTATCGGTGAATGGGTATTAAGGGAAGCTTGTAAGCAAAATAAAACTTGGCAAGATGCTGGTTTTTCACTCATGACAGTTGCTGTCAATCTTTCCCCTAAACAATTCCACCAACCTCAGTTAGTGGAAACAGTAGCAGAAATTTTAAAAACAACAGGACTAGCACCAGAATATTTAGAAATAGAAATTACAGAAACAACAGCTATTGAAAATCTCGACTTTACTACAAACATCTTGAAACAATTTGAGCAAATGGGTTTGCCCTTAGCAATTGATGACTTTGGTACTGGTTATTCTTCCTTATCTCGTCTGCAAACTCTACCATTTCATAATTTGAAAATTGATCGGTCTTTTATCAAAGAATTAACAGCAGATGACAAAGTAGCTCATATTATTACAGCTATAGTTAACTTAGGACGCAGTTTAGGTTTAAGACTAATTGCCGAAGGAGTGGAAAAATCGGAAGAGTTAGATTTCTTGAAATTGATT
- a CDS encoding type II toxin-antitoxin system HicB family antitoxin: MSQYSMMIQWSKEDQLFLVTIPEFSHLVIMPCTHGKTRQEAIYNGEEVIEMYLEAWEVEGESIPEPNKMQIAS; the protein is encoded by the coding sequence ATGAGTCAATACAGTATGATGATTCAATGGTCAAAAGAAGATCAACTTTTCCTAGTTACAATTCCCGAATTTAGCCATCTTGTGATCATGCCTTGCACCCACGGAAAAACTCGTCAAGAAGCAATTTATAACGGTGAAGAAGTAATTGAAATGTACTTAGAAGCTTGGGAAGTAGAAGGTGAATCTATCCCCGAACCCAACAAAATGCAAATTGCTTCTTAA
- the apcA gene encoding allophycocyanin subunit alpha: protein MSIVTKSIVNADAEARYLSPGELDQIKSFTSAGSQRLRIAQVLTENRERIVKQAGDQLFQKRPDVVSPGGNAYGQEMTATCLRDLDYYLRLVTYGVVSGDVTPIEEIGIVGVREMYKSLGTPIDAVAGGVAAMKNVAATLLSAEDASEAGAYFDYVVGAMG, encoded by the coding sequence ATGAGTATCGTCACGAAGTCCATCGTGAATGCTGATGCAGAAGCTCGCTACCTCAGCCCCGGCGAATTAGATCAAATCAAGAGCTTTACTTCTGCTGGTTCACAACGTTTACGCATCGCTCAAGTTTTAACCGAAAACCGCGAGCGCATCGTTAAGCAAGCTGGTGATCAGTTGTTCCAAAAACGCCCTGATGTTGTTTCCCCCGGTGGTAACGCTTACGGTCAAGAAATGACAGCTACTTGTCTTCGTGACCTAGACTACTACTTGCGTCTAGTAACCTACGGAGTCGTTTCTGGTGATGTAACCCCCATCGAAGAAATCGGTATCGTTGGTGTACGTGAAATGTACAAGTCCTTGGGTACTCCCATTGACGCTGTTGCTGGTGGCGTTGCTGCTATGAAGAACGTTGCAGCTACTCTGTTGTCTGCTGAAGATGCATCCGAAGCTGGTGCTTACTTCGACTACGTTGTTGGTGCAATGGGCTAA
- a CDS encoding sodium:calcium antiporter yields the protein MLLFLQVIVCITLVIAVGSWLSQSADIMAEKTGLGRTWVGTILLAGVTSLPELATGTSAIVIFNSPDLAVGGILGSCLFNLLILALLDICNGTEPLLKRAQISHGLAASLGCIMLGVTATGMMLSRTEINIAVGGVGIPSIILLILYFVSARMIAQFETRRRAEVLEEELEAFQYQHITPVQAYRRFVILSIFIVILGIWLAFLGDRVAAVTGLGASFVGALLLATATSLPEVVASLAAIRLNAVDLAVSNVFGSNITNLAILGFYDFIYHQGSFWLNISYTHIFTAAIAMIMTSVAITGLIYHAVSRSRMYITWDGLTLIFLYLGGMYVIYQDIF from the coding sequence ATGCTGTTATTTCTGCAAGTTATTGTGTGCATCACCTTAGTAATTGCTGTGGGATCATGGCTTTCCCAAAGTGCGGATATTATGGCAGAGAAAACCGGACTAGGACGGACTTGGGTAGGTACAATCCTGTTAGCAGGTGTGACTTCTTTACCAGAATTAGCCACCGGAACAAGTGCCATAGTTATCTTCAATTCTCCAGATTTAGCAGTAGGAGGCATTTTAGGTAGTTGTCTGTTTAACTTACTTATTTTAGCCTTATTAGATATTTGCAATGGCACAGAACCATTATTAAAAAGAGCGCAAATTAGTCACGGGTTAGCCGCAAGTTTAGGCTGTATTATGCTGGGTGTGACAGCTACAGGAATGATGTTATCAAGAACAGAAATTAATATAGCCGTGGGAGGGGTTGGTATTCCCAGCATCATTTTACTAATACTTTACTTTGTTAGCGCTCGGATGATTGCCCAATTTGAAACTAGAAGACGTGCAGAAGTATTAGAAGAAGAATTAGAAGCTTTTCAATATCAACACATTACCCCAGTCCAAGCCTATCGCAGATTTGTGATTCTTTCTATTTTCATTGTCATTCTTGGTATCTGGTTAGCATTTTTAGGCGATCGCGTCGCCGCAGTCACAGGTTTAGGTGCAAGTTTCGTTGGTGCGTTACTCCTAGCCACAGCTACATCATTACCGGAAGTAGTCGCATCCCTAGCAGCAATCAGGCTTAATGCCGTAGATTTAGCAGTATCTAACGTTTTTGGCTCGAATATCACCAACCTAGCCATACTCGGCTTTTATGACTTTATCTATCATCAAGGTAGTTTCTGGTTAAACATTAGTTACACCCATATTTTTACAGCTGCGATCGCCATGATTATGACTTCAGTCGCCATTACAGGACTAATTTACCACGCCGTCAGTCGTTCACGAATGTACATCACCTGGGATGGATTAACCTTGATTTTCCTTTATCTTGGTGGGATGTATGTCATTTATCAAGATATTTTTTAA
- a CDS encoding TIGR04283 family arsenosugar biosynthesis glycosyltransferase: MIQNSHNYDHSRISIIIPTLNEANNITATINSTELSTNVEVIVVDGGSDDDTAAIAQSLGITVISSPPGRAIQMNKGAAIASGEILLFLHADTRLPPGFDQMIRTALQQPQTIAGAFALKIDAPDWGLRWVEWGVKLRSHLWQMPYGDQAIFVTKQAFYEIGNFTQIPIMEDFHLISQLKRISKITLIEVPVITSPRRWLKKGIFKTTLLNQIIIIAYLCGISPERIRKWYRQEKFSRI; encoded by the coding sequence ATGATCCAAAATTCTCATAATTATGATCATTCCCGGATTTCAATTATTATTCCTACTCTGAATGAGGCCAATAATATTACAGCTACAATTAATAGCACTGAACTGAGTACAAATGTAGAAGTAATTGTTGTTGATGGTGGTTCAGATGATGATACAGCAGCGATCGCCCAATCTTTGGGTATAACGGTGATTTCTTCCCCTCCTGGCCGTGCTATACAAATGAATAAAGGTGCTGCGATCGCCAGTGGTGAAATTCTCCTCTTTCTCCATGCTGACACTCGTTTACCTCCAGGTTTTGACCAAATGATTCGCACAGCATTACAACAACCTCAAACTATAGCGGGTGCTTTTGCATTAAAAATAGATGCACCCGACTGGGGTTTGCGTTGGGTGGAGTGGGGAGTAAAATTGCGATCGCATTTATGGCAAATGCCCTATGGTGATCAAGCTATATTTGTCACCAAACAAGCCTTTTATGAAATTGGTAATTTTACCCAAATACCTATTATGGAAGACTTTCATTTAATAAGCCAGCTAAAACGCATCAGTAAAATTACACTTATCGAAGTTCCTGTGATAACATCACCAAGAAGATGGTTAAAAAAAGGTATCTTCAAAACTACCCTACTTAACCAAATCATCATTATTGCCTATTTATGCGGTATTTCCCCAGAACGTATCCGTAAATGGTATCGTCAAGAAAAATTCAGCAGAATTTAA
- a CDS encoding YbdK family carboxylate-amine ligase, giving the protein MCDLEFKSSPQFSLGMEIELQLLNPYTLKLVDGILPLLELYPQSPFIQTEFNQSTVEINSPVCLNIPELEINILAILQDLKSRCQQLRMEICAAGTHPVCDRFAHVTPLPRYLTQQSKSGYLSDLMMTFAMQIHVGMPSGDEAVKMMGKLKPYLPILLALSASSPFWWGNDTGFASYRYRFLSIMRTYGICPSFKTWQDFVDFFNTAQNARMFNLIRDIHWDIRPQPDLGTIEIRVMDAQPTVKESMILAAFIHTLVVHLYHQSESETTGYLLKSLPWLIAKENLFRASYWGVDADYIEDSQGNSRLIKYIVKDILNTLAETGEYLGNSSYLLQLEKRLITGASYSRQRQVFENTGSVQAVVTSLVKELNEELSNLQIPVQV; this is encoded by the coding sequence ATGTGTGATTTAGAATTTAAAAGTTCTCCTCAATTTTCTCTGGGTATGGAAATTGAGTTGCAATTGCTTAATCCTTATACCCTAAAATTGGTAGATGGTATTTTACCGCTTTTAGAACTATATCCTCAAAGTCCTTTTATTCAAACAGAATTTAACCAATCAACTGTAGAAATTAATTCTCCGGTTTGTTTAAATATCCCAGAATTAGAAATAAATATTTTAGCTATTTTGCAGGATTTAAAATCTCGGTGTCAGCAGCTAAGAATGGAAATTTGTGCAGCGGGAACTCATCCAGTTTGCGATCGCTTTGCTCATGTCACCCCTCTCCCCAGATATCTTACTCAGCAAAGTAAATCTGGGTATTTGTCAGATTTAATGATGACTTTTGCTATGCAAATTCATGTAGGAATGCCATCGGGAGATGAAGCTGTAAAAATGATGGGTAAACTAAAACCCTATCTTCCCATTTTATTAGCTTTATCTGCTAGTTCCCCTTTTTGGTGGGGTAACGATACTGGTTTTGCTTCCTATCGTTATCGTTTTTTATCAATTATGAGAACTTATGGTATTTGCCCTAGTTTTAAAACCTGGCAAGATTTTGTAGATTTTTTTAATACTGCTCAAAATGCCAGAATGTTTAATTTAATTCGTGATATTCATTGGGATATTCGCCCACAACCGGATTTAGGAACTATTGAAATTAGGGTGATGGATGCTCAACCAACAGTCAAAGAATCCATGATTTTAGCTGCTTTTATTCATACCTTAGTTGTGCATTTATATCATCAATCTGAAAGTGAAACAACAGGCTATCTATTAAAATCATTGCCTTGGTTAATTGCCAAAGAAAATTTATTTCGAGCATCATATTGGGGCGTAGATGCTGATTATATTGAAGATTCACAAGGGAATAGTAGATTAATTAAATATATAGTTAAAGATATTTTGAATACATTAGCAGAAACTGGTGAATATTTGGGTAATAGCTCATATTTATTACAACTAGAAAAAAGATTGATCACTGGAGCTAGTTATAGTCGCCAAAGACAGGTTTTTGAAAATACAGGTTCTGTTCAAGCAGTAGTTACATCTTTAGTCAAAGAATTAAATGAAGAATTAAGCAATTTGCAAATCCCAGTGCAAGTCTAA
- a CDS encoding phycobilisome rod-core linker polypeptide, whose product MSVKASGGSSVARPQLYQTLPVATISQAEQQDRFLGKGELNELGSYFASGAKRLEIAQTLTENSEIIVSRAANRIFVGGSPMSFLEKPQEREMAMVGAGGVSVQEGMALGTVTYVESRGGFFENLRSIFNTSAGGPTPPGFRPINVARYGPSNMAKSLRDLSWFLRYATYAIVAGDPNIISVNTRGLREIIENACSGEATIVALQEIKAASLSYFRKDPVATEIVTQYMDVLLTEFQAPTPSTKVRQRPSGDQQGLQLPQIYFNAAERRPKFVMKTGLSASEKTEVIKAAYRQVFERDITRAYSLSISDLESKVKNGSISMKEFIRRLAKSPLYQKQFYQPFINSRVVELAFRHILGRGPSSREEVQKYFSIISNGGLPALVDALVDSNEYSDYFGEETVPYIRGLGQEAQECRNWGQQQDLFRYSAPFRKVPQFITTFSAYEQPLPDQHPYGSGNDPLEIQFGAIFPKETRNPSSSPAPFGKDTRRILIHQGPGINNQLSNPKARSVAPGSLGAKVFKLDQLPGTMSRNAGKGTSVKFSESSTQAVIKACYLQVFGRDVYEGQRLKVAEIKLENGDITVREFVRMLAKSDLFRKMYWTSLYVCKAIEYIHRRLLGRPTYGRQENNKYFDLAAKKGFYAIVDAIIDSEEYNQAFNEDTVPYERYLTPAGVSLRQLRVGSIRDDINKVEKEVTPRFVELGEVTEMRTETDIEFRVSQGVTKQREQTKVFKLIAGKADKVAVKTLIGGAYRQIFERDIPPYIVKNQFSELESKLGNGEISVKEFIEGLGCSKLYLKEFYTPYPNTKVIELGTKHFLGRAPMNQAEIRKYNQILATQGIKAFIGAMVNSSEYIQAFGEDTVPYRRFPTLPAANFPNTEKLYNQLTKQNDDVVVPSFETVKPRIKTENTPMLANAIADLATEAKQMDKSKPLFIELGRSFNDGRGQSVEVGVGTSRRKPVRIYRATSGTNSPETNQVINAIYVQVMDVFSGQVPGYFRRSDLESKLRNGEITVREFVLELASSEIYRKRFYTPYPNTKVIEFLFRHLLGRAPATQGEIRQYNKILADSGLRAAVEAMVNSPEYARYFGEDVVPYNRFPSLPAGNYLGSIKAEADLVKQSWSSLSPAVLTGRGANK is encoded by the coding sequence ATGAGTGTTAAGGCAAGTGGTGGAAGCTCAGTTGCGCGTCCGCAACTATATCAAACTTTACCTGTAGCAACCATTTCCCAAGCGGAACAACAAGACCGCTTTTTAGGAAAAGGTGAACTAAATGAACTGGGAAGCTATTTTGCATCTGGTGCAAAACGCCTAGAAATCGCCCAGACCCTCACAGAAAATTCTGAAATCATTGTTTCTCGTGCGGCTAACCGGATTTTCGTTGGTGGTTCACCAATGTCTTTCTTAGAAAAGCCCCAAGAACGGGAAATGGCCATGGTTGGAGCAGGTGGTGTTAGTGTCCAAGAAGGTATGGCACTAGGAACAGTCACCTACGTTGAAAGTCGTGGTGGCTTCTTTGAAAATCTCCGTTCCATCTTCAATACCTCTGCTGGTGGTCCCACACCTCCTGGTTTTCGTCCCATTAACGTAGCTCGTTATGGCCCAAGCAACATGGCCAAGAGCTTACGAGATTTATCCTGGTTCTTGCGCTATGCCACCTATGCCATTGTCGCAGGTGATCCTAATATCATTTCTGTAAATACCAGAGGTTTACGAGAAATTATTGAAAATGCTTGTTCTGGTGAAGCTACCATAGTCGCTTTACAAGAAATCAAAGCTGCTTCTTTGTCATATTTCCGTAAAGACCCAGTAGCCACAGAAATTGTCACCCAGTACATGGATGTGTTGCTCACAGAATTCCAAGCACCCACACCATCTACAAAAGTTCGTCAACGTCCATCCGGCGATCAACAAGGGTTACAACTGCCGCAAATTTACTTCAACGCAGCAGAACGCCGTCCTAAATTCGTAATGAAAACAGGCTTATCTGCTTCTGAAAAAACTGAAGTAATCAAAGCAGCTTACCGCCAAGTATTTGAGCGCGATATTACCCGTGCTTACAGCTTGTCCATCTCTGATTTAGAATCTAAAGTCAAAAACGGTTCAATCTCCATGAAGGAGTTTATCCGTCGTTTAGCTAAATCTCCCCTTTACCAAAAACAGTTTTACCAACCTTTTATTAACAGCCGGGTAGTTGAACTAGCATTCCGTCACATTTTAGGACGGGGCCCAAGTAGCAGAGAAGAAGTCCAAAAATACTTCTCAATTATTTCCAATGGTGGTCTACCTGCATTAGTTGATGCTTTAGTAGATTCCAACGAATACAGCGATTATTTTGGCGAAGAAACAGTTCCCTACATTCGGGGTCTGGGTCAAGAAGCTCAAGAATGTCGCAACTGGGGACAACAACAAGACCTGTTTAGATACAGTGCGCCTTTCCGGAAAGTTCCTCAATTTATTACCACTTTCTCTGCTTACGAACAGCCATTACCTGATCAACATCCCTACGGTTCTGGTAATGACCCCTTAGAAATTCAATTTGGGGCGATTTTCCCGAAAGAAACCCGCAACCCCAGCAGCAGTCCTGCACCTTTTGGTAAGGATACTCGCCGGATCTTAATTCACCAAGGCCCTGGTATTAATAACCAACTCAGCAACCCTAAAGCACGTAGTGTTGCTCCTGGTTCTTTGGGTGCTAAGGTGTTTAAATTAGACCAGTTACCCGGTACTATGAGCAGAAATGCTGGTAAGGGTACAAGTGTTAAGTTCTCCGAAAGCTCTACCCAAGCGGTAATTAAGGCTTGTTACCTACAAGTATTTGGTCGTGATGTTTACGAAGGTCAACGCTTAAAAGTTGCAGAAATCAAGCTGGAAAACGGCGATATCACCGTCCGCGAATTTGTGCGGATGTTGGCGAAGTCCGATTTATTCCGCAAGATGTACTGGACTTCTCTGTATGTCTGTAAAGCGATTGAATATATTCACCGTCGCTTGTTAGGTCGTCCTACCTATGGTCGTCAGGAAAACAACAAGTATTTTGACCTTGCTGCCAAAAAAGGTTTTTATGCGATCGTTGATGCCATCATTGATAGTGAAGAGTACAATCAAGCCTTCAATGAAGATACTGTTCCTTACGAACGTTATCTAACTCCTGCTGGTGTGTCCTTACGTCAACTGCGTGTTGGTAGTATCCGCGATGATATCAACAAGGTTGAGAAGGAAGTAACCCCCCGCTTTGTGGAGTTGGGTGAAGTTACAGAAATGCGGACAGAAACAGACATTGAGTTCCGCGTTAGCCAAGGTGTTACTAAGCAGCGTGAGCAAACTAAAGTCTTTAAACTGATCGCTGGTAAGGCAGATAAGGTAGCGGTTAAAACTTTGATTGGTGGCGCTTACCGTCAAATCTTCGAGCGTGATATTCCTCCTTACATTGTTAAGAATCAGTTTTCTGAGTTAGAAAGCAAGCTAGGTAACGGCGAAATTTCTGTGAAGGAATTTATTGAAGGTTTGGGTTGTTCTAAACTATACCTGAAGGAATTCTATACACCTTATCCCAACACTAAGGTAATTGAGTTGGGTACTAAGCATTTCTTGGGACGTGCGCCTATGAATCAGGCAGAAATCCGCAAGTATAACCAAATCTTGGCTACTCAAGGGATTAAGGCGTTTATTGGCGCAATGGTTAATAGCTCTGAGTATATTCAAGCTTTTGGTGAGGATACTGTTCCTTATCGTCGTTTCCCAACTTTACCTGCGGCTAACTTCCCCAACACTGAGAAGCTTTACAACCAGCTAACTAAGCAAAATGATGACGTGGTTGTACCTAGTTTTGAAACTGTTAAGCCCCGGATTAAGACTGAAAATACACCAATGTTAGCGAATGCGATCGCAGATTTAGCGACTGAAGCTAAACAAATGGACAAGTCTAAACCCTTGTTTATTGAGTTGGGTCGTTCCTTCAATGACGGTCGTGGTCAGTCTGTAGAAGTTGGTGTGGGTACAAGTCGCCGCAAACCAGTCCGTATTTACCGCGCTACCAGTGGGACAAATTCCCCAGAAACCAATCAGGTAATTAATGCTATCTATGTTCAAGTCATGGACGTATTTAGTGGACAAGTTCCTGGATATTTCCGCCGCAGTGATCTAGAAAGCAAACTGCGTAATGGTGAAATCACTGTGCGTGAGTTTGTCTTAGAACTGGCTAGTTCAGAAATTTACCGCAAACGGTTCTACACTCCTTATCCCAATACCAAAGTGATTGAGTTCTTATTCCGTCACTTATTGGGACGCGCACCAGCAACCCAAGGTGAAATCCGTCAATATAACAAAATATTGGCTGATAGCGGTTTAAGGGCTGCTGTAGAAGCGATGGTAAATAGCCCAGAATACGCTCGTTACTTCGGTGAAGATGTTGTACCTTACAACCGCTTCCCATCTTTACCAGCGGGTAATTACTTGGGTAGTATTAAGGCTGAAGCTGACCTAGTAAAACAATCTTGGTCTAGTTTGTCTCCTGCTGTTCTCACTGGTCGCGGTGCGAATAAATAG
- the apcB gene encoding allophycocyanin subunit beta, producing the protein MQDAITSVINSSDVQGKYLDTAALEKLKGYFATGELRVRAATTISANAAAIVKEAVAKSLLYSDITRPGGNMYTTRRYAACIRDLDYYLRYSTYAMLAGDASILDERVLNGLKETYNSLGVPVGATVNAIQAMKEVTASLVGPDAGKEMGVYFDYISSGLS; encoded by the coding sequence ATGCAAGACGCAATTACCTCTGTAATTAATTCTTCTGACGTTCAAGGTAAATACCTTGACACCGCTGCTCTAGAAAAGCTCAAAGGCTACTTCGCTACTGGTGAACTACGTGTTCGTGCAGCTACAACCATCAGTGCTAACGCTGCTGCTATCGTTAAAGAAGCTGTAGCTAAATCCTTGTTGTACTCTGATATCACCCGTCCCGGTGGTAATATGTACACCACTCGTCGTTACGCAGCTTGTATCCGTGACTTGGATTACTACTTGCGTTATTCCACCTACGCTATGTTGGCTGGTGATGCTTCCATCCTTGATGAGCGTGTATTGAACGGTTTGAAAGAAACCTACAACTCCTTGGGTGTACCCGTTGGTGCTACCGTTAACGCTATCCAAGCTATGAAAGAAGTAACTGCAAGCTTGGTTGGTCCTGACGCTGGTAAAGAAATGGGCGTTTACTTCGACTACATCTCTTCTGGCTTGAGCTAG